In one Chlamydia sp. BM-2023 genomic region, the following are encoded:
- a CDS encoding biopolymer transporter ExbD, whose product MKRSIFEEAEEDPSVNLTPLIDIVFVILMAFMIAMPLIRLDSIALAPGTKNHKVLGKDEELPTTIKVLADHTITLNDKPLSLRELKTQLTLLHQQHPSRVPLLLQDGDTPFKLYQEVKTTIESAGFHELHIALKS is encoded by the coding sequence ATGAAGCGTTCTATCTTTGAAGAAGCTGAAGAAGATCCTAGTGTTAATCTCACACCATTAATAGACATCGTCTTTGTTATTTTAATGGCATTTATGATTGCGATGCCTTTAATACGCCTGGATTCTATAGCCTTAGCTCCAGGAACAAAAAATCATAAAGTTCTCGGAAAAGATGAAGAACTCCCTACAACTATTAAAGTATTAGCCGATCATACGATTACGCTAAATGATAAGCCTCTTTCATTACGAGAATTGAAAACACAATTAACGCTATTGCATCAGCAGCACCCTAGTAGAGTACCTTTACTATTGCAAGACGGCGACACCCCTTTTAAACTATACCAAGAAGTAAAAACCACAATAGAATCTGCGGGATTTCATGAACTCCATATAGCTTTAAAAAGCTAA
- a CDS encoding inclusion-associated protein — MNKTLPYIFFAAIIHGAFVILLAYSPGQKKPPKLLPFKEKLVILHEQPSLIKTSISSPAPQTQKTINKPVEKNTPSQQPVKQKPSEATKKNPISKPLEKEKSVSKQPEKEKQKEKIVTKQSPSRETKLKAIADLTKTLSKHLDDSDSRVDALSSSQKLSIQTSLAETQEEELCQLLREYIVLPFSGEVRVKLMLTPYGQVQECVVLSHVSEAEKQLILIRIHEIPFKKFLDKYKISKNIVFHIKLLSNES; from the coding sequence ATGAATAAAACTCTTCCTTATATTTTTTTTGCAGCAATTATTCATGGAGCATTTGTTATTCTCCTAGCGTATTCTCCAGGGCAGAAAAAACCCCCTAAATTGCTACCATTTAAAGAGAAGTTAGTGATTTTGCATGAGCAACCCTCTTTAATAAAAACCTCTATATCTTCTCCTGCTCCACAAACGCAAAAAACAATAAACAAGCCTGTAGAAAAAAATACCCCTTCTCAACAGCCTGTTAAACAAAAACCTTCAGAAGCTACTAAAAAAAATCCTATTTCTAAGCCTCTAGAAAAAGAAAAATCTGTTTCTAAACAACCTGAAAAAGAAAAACAGAAAGAGAAAATCGTTACGAAGCAAAGTCCCTCACGAGAAACAAAACTTAAAGCTATCGCAGATCTTACAAAAACCCTGTCCAAACATTTAGATGATAGTGATTCTCGTGTTGATGCACTTTCTTCGAGTCAAAAGTTATCCATACAAACATCATTAGCAGAAACCCAAGAAGAAGAGTTATGTCAACTTCTTCGTGAATATATTGTCTTACCTTTCTCTGGAGAAGTTAGAGTAAAGCTTATGCTAACGCCCTACGGGCAAGTTCAGGAATGTGTTGTGCTATCTCATGTTAGCGAAGCTGAAAAACAACTAATTCTTATTCGCATTCACGAAATTCCCTTTAAAAAATTTCTAGACAAATACAAAATCTCGAAAAATATCGTTTTTCATATTAAACTCCTGAGTAATGAGTCTTAA
- the tolB gene encoding Tol-Pal system protein TolB, producing the protein MLQRILVSTFLVFGLVSVHAKDLEVTVRSEISLLPIHVELKTNSNDTKQQKYLRALCDIFVNDLALGDRLQPSFVKSGTASTPFSITIISRYPEIVFTIARDKQEPQPIHSIVLTENIGINRQKIHEAADKIHYVLTSIPGISSGKIVFSLCKNPQDNELKQGELWSVDYDGGNLRSLTQENSLSITPNWMNMGNNGSYFYVSYKFGIPKIFLGSLENTSGKKVLSLQGNQFMPAYSPRKKLLAFISDTYGNPDLFLQSFSLAKGAMGKPRRVLNETYGTQGNPSFSPDGSKLVFVSNKDGRPRLYIMQIEPEIQAPRLLTKKYRNSSCPSWSPDGKKIAFCSVIKGVRQICVYDLSTGKDYQLTTTTIDKEGPSWAIDSNHLVYSAGNSGESEIYLLSLITQKTKKIVIGSGEKRFPSWGEFLNNQIKRTL; encoded by the coding sequence ATGTTACAACGTATTCTTGTCAGCACTTTCCTTGTTTTTGGGTTGGTCTCTGTCCACGCTAAAGATTTAGAAGTTACCGTACGTTCGGAAATCTCTCTCTTACCTATTCATGTAGAACTAAAAACGAACTCTAATGATACAAAACAACAAAAGTATCTACGAGCTCTCTGCGACATCTTCGTTAATGATTTAGCTCTGGGAGATCGCTTGCAACCTTCTTTTGTTAAATCAGGAACAGCATCAACGCCTTTTAGCATTACAATTATTTCACGTTATCCCGAGATTGTTTTCACAATAGCAAGAGATAAGCAAGAACCTCAACCGATTCACTCAATAGTGCTTACTGAAAATATCGGAATAAATCGTCAAAAAATACATGAAGCTGCTGATAAAATTCATTATGTCCTTACAAGCATCCCTGGAATTAGCTCGGGGAAAATTGTTTTTTCATTATGTAAGAATCCTCAGGATAATGAGCTAAAACAAGGAGAACTTTGGTCTGTAGATTATGACGGAGGAAATTTACGCTCCCTAACGCAGGAAAACTCTCTATCCATCACTCCCAACTGGATGAATATGGGAAATAATGGCTCGTATTTCTACGTTTCTTATAAATTTGGTATTCCTAAAATTTTTTTAGGTTCTTTAGAGAACACTTCCGGGAAAAAGGTCCTTAGTTTGCAAGGCAATCAATTTATGCCTGCCTATTCCCCAAGGAAAAAACTGCTCGCATTTATTTCTGATACCTATGGAAATCCAGATTTATTTCTTCAGTCGTTTTCTTTAGCGAAAGGCGCTATGGGAAAGCCCCGAAGGGTATTAAACGAAACTTACGGGACACAAGGAAATCCTTCTTTTAGTCCTGATGGATCTAAACTTGTTTTTGTTTCTAATAAGGATGGTAGGCCTCGCCTGTACATTATGCAGATAGAGCCTGAAATACAGGCACCGCGGTTACTAACCAAAAAATATAGAAATAGCAGTTGCCCTTCATGGTCTCCAGATGGTAAAAAAATAGCCTTCTGCTCTGTGATTAAGGGAGTTCGTCAAATTTGCGTGTATGATCTTTCCACAGGAAAAGATTACCAACTTACTACAACAACTATAGACAAGGAAGGTCCTTCGTGGGCTATTGATAGCAATCATCTTGTTTATAGTGCAGGAAATTCAGGAGAGTCAGAGATTTATTTATTAAGTCTGATTACCCAAAAAACTAAGAAAATTGTTATAGGATCAGGGGAAAAACGTTTCCCTTCATGGGGAGAATTCCTCAATAACCAAATAAAGAGAACCTTATGA
- a CDS encoding OmpA family protein produces MKKKHLSVLSCFLLTLFALPSCSYPYGDWDVVCQDCQHPKRKKHNSFAFVPLYSDDEMNQSLIDAYDSKEEQLYKTSSQSVAFRNITFATDSYTIKGEENLAILSSLVRQMQKSSRMTLYIEGHTDERGAAAYNLALGARRANAVKQHLIKQGISPDRLFTISYGKEQPAHLGHNELAWQQNRRTEFKVHAR; encoded by the coding sequence ATGAAAAAGAAACATTTAAGCGTGTTGAGTTGTTTTTTACTTACGCTTTTCGCTTTACCTTCGTGCTCTTATCCTTATGGTGATTGGGATGTCGTTTGCCAAGATTGCCAACATCCTAAAAGAAAGAAACATAATTCGTTTGCTTTTGTTCCTTTGTATTCTGACGATGAGATGAATCAAAGCCTTATAGATGCTTATGATTCTAAGGAAGAGCAGCTGTATAAAACTAGCAGTCAGTCAGTGGCATTTCGTAATATTACCTTCGCTACCGACAGCTACACCATTAAGGGAGAAGAAAACTTAGCTATTTTATCTAGTCTTGTTCGCCAGATGCAAAAGTCTTCACGTATGACGTTGTATATAGAAGGTCATACTGATGAACGTGGAGCGGCGGCTTATAACCTAGCCTTAGGGGCACGACGTGCTAATGCTGTTAAACAGCATTTAATTAAACAGGGAATTTCTCCAGACCGCTTATTTACTATTTCTTATGGAAAAGAACAGCCTGCACACCTTGGTCATAACGAACTTGCTTGGCAGCAAAACCGTCGTACAGAATTTAAAGTCCATGCACGCTAA
- a CDS encoding LysM peptidoglycan-binding domain-containing protein gives MHANYKYLFYGLWFFLGTATHGYAAGKPPALQTVLAEVEDASAKLLCHESEIQILAERLDEQDCKLQQLSSTKPEALAQKIQKLELEQKTLAKTVTVLTASLKDIQSTLQNKLQEIQKDHKTLSQDIRLLRRSLLALVDGSSPETYPDFAEEVPSHIHIVKPGETLGKIAAKYKIPVSELKKLNKLNSDVIYANQKLCLPENKK, from the coding sequence ATGCACGCTAACTATAAATACCTGTTCTACGGACTGTGGTTCTTTCTAGGAACTGCAACACATGGATATGCAGCAGGGAAACCCCCTGCTTTACAAACTGTTCTTGCTGAGGTTGAAGATGCCTCGGCAAAATTATTATGTCATGAATCTGAAATTCAGATATTAGCAGAACGTTTGGACGAACAAGATTGTAAACTACAACAACTATCCAGCACAAAACCAGAAGCTCTCGCTCAAAAAATTCAAAAATTAGAACTTGAGCAAAAGACTCTGGCAAAAACTGTTACAGTACTGACAGCTTCTTTAAAAGATATTCAATCTACTCTGCAAAACAAACTTCAAGAAATACAAAAAGACCACAAAACACTTTCTCAAGATATCCGTCTTTTAAGACGTTCGCTACTTGCACTTGTAGACGGGTCTTCTCCAGAAACGTATCCTGATTTTGCTGAAGAGGTTCCTTCTCATATTCACATTGTGAAACCTGGAGAAACCTTAGGGAAAATAGCCGCGAAATATAAAATTCCCGTATCAGAATTAAAAAAACTTAATAAATTAAATTCTGATGTTATTTATGCTAATCAAAAGCTTTGCTTACCAGAGAATAAGAAATAA
- a CDS encoding peroxiredoxin, translating to MGSLFIGKPAPDFVAQAVVDGEIKDISLTDYRGKYVILFFYPKDFTYVCPTELHAFQHALEEFKNCGAEVIGCSVDDLDTHKRWLDTDKKAGGIKGITYPLISDTNRELSELYGVLDSVSGLSFRGSFLIDRDGIVRHLVVNDLPLGRSIDEEIRVLEALIFFENHGLVCPANWQQGEKAMAPTEEGLKEYFGTID from the coding sequence ATGGGATCACTATTTATTGGGAAGCCTGCCCCAGATTTTGTTGCGCAAGCAGTGGTTGATGGCGAAATAAAAGATATTTCGTTAACAGATTATCGTGGTAAATACGTTATTCTTTTCTTTTACCCTAAAGATTTTACTTATGTTTGTCCTACGGAGCTTCATGCTTTTCAGCACGCTCTAGAGGAGTTTAAAAACTGTGGAGCAGAGGTTATAGGTTGTTCCGTAGATGATTTAGACACGCATAAGCGTTGGTTAGATACCGATAAAAAAGCTGGCGGGATTAAAGGGATTACCTATCCTTTAATTTCCGATACAAATCGCGAGCTTTCTGAGCTTTACGGTGTATTGGATTCTGTATCGGGGTTGTCATTCCGAGGATCTTTCTTAATAGATAGAGATGGAATTGTGAGACACCTTGTGGTCAATGACCTTCCTTTAGGCCGTTCAATAGACGAAGAAATTCGTGTATTAGAAGCGTTGATTTTCTTTGAGAACCATGGATTAGTATGTCCTGCAAATTGGCAGCAAGGAGAGAAGGCAATGGCTCCTACTGAAGAAGGCTTAAAAGAGTATTTCGGAACTATAGATTAA
- a CDS encoding molecular chaperone GroEL, with product MSKVFKNRLEGLSALNRGVRALTKAVTTTLGPQGSQVVIKKDHSHPYVTKHGASIAKALMLSDAFENIGLKIAREASTQTESQVGDGSTTAIVLTDALFSAGLKGIACGLDPLEIKQGIILAGDMLTEELAKLAVSVKSPDDVLNIATTSANNDPIIGKIISDAIAMVGVEGVFSIKESLGTETTLQTDANFGFNSGYLSSYFVTDPETMEVRYENAYLLLCNQTLSSLNQSFIRFLEQISQEGKHPLIIIAEDFDPQLLSILIVNKLKGNLPICAVKASGDGEYRKQILEDIAILTGGTLIGDMSGVSLDEAGFDVLGHVGKIIITETSMIFSEGKGDSAKIEERINSLRCIIQSSSELAAEDIEKRLAGLVGGTARISLGAATEAEFKEKRSRLESALQATKAACKEGCLPGGGVALVRAASVVKIPDTLSTGEVFGCKCLLQSAEVPLKAIAVNCGKASDNVLDTILKHPDPYFGYNGITDSFENLISSGVCDALTVTKFALKYSISIACLLLTSSFFIVDSSVEVEDSQFPGT from the coding sequence GTGTCTAAAGTATTTAAAAATCGATTGGAAGGACTTAGTGCATTAAATCGAGGTGTACGTGCTTTAACCAAAGCTGTAACGACAACGTTAGGGCCTCAGGGATCTCAGGTTGTTATCAAAAAAGATCATTCTCATCCCTATGTTACAAAACATGGGGCTTCAATAGCAAAAGCTCTGATGCTGTCAGATGCTTTTGAAAACATAGGTTTGAAAATTGCCAGAGAGGCCTCCACGCAAACTGAAAGCCAGGTAGGAGATGGATCAACAACAGCTATTGTTTTAACAGATGCATTATTTTCCGCAGGCCTTAAAGGTATTGCCTGTGGATTAGATCCCTTAGAGATAAAACAGGGAATTATTCTGGCTGGAGATATGCTAACTGAAGAGTTGGCAAAGCTTGCGGTATCTGTAAAATCTCCTGACGATGTTTTGAATATAGCAACAACGTCGGCAAATAATGACCCTATTATCGGAAAGATTATATCCGATGCCATAGCTATGGTAGGTGTTGAAGGAGTGTTTTCCATAAAAGAGAGCTTAGGGACAGAAACAACTCTGCAAACAGATGCTAATTTTGGATTTAATTCGGGTTACCTATCTTCATATTTCGTAACAGATCCAGAAACCATGGAAGTTCGTTATGAAAATGCTTATCTGCTTTTGTGTAACCAGACTCTCTCTAGTTTAAATCAATCTTTTATACGTTTCTTGGAGCAAATCTCTCAGGAAGGAAAGCATCCTTTGATTATTATCGCTGAAGATTTTGATCCTCAGCTACTTTCTATTTTAATTGTTAACAAGCTCAAGGGAAATCTTCCCATATGCGCAGTAAAAGCCTCAGGAGATGGCGAATATCGCAAGCAAATATTAGAAGATATTGCAATTTTAACAGGGGGAACTCTTATTGGCGATATGTCAGGAGTCTCTTTGGATGAAGCGGGATTCGATGTTCTCGGCCATGTGGGGAAAATCATCATAACAGAAACTTCGATGATTTTTTCCGAAGGTAAGGGGGATAGTGCAAAGATCGAAGAGCGTATAAACTCCTTACGTTGCATTATTCAAAGTAGCTCTGAGTTGGCCGCAGAGGATATCGAAAAACGCCTTGCTGGGCTTGTAGGCGGCACGGCTCGAATATCTTTAGGAGCCGCTACAGAAGCCGAGTTTAAAGAAAAAAGATCTAGATTAGAAAGTGCTCTTCAAGCAACAAAAGCTGCTTGTAAAGAGGGGTGCCTTCCTGGAGGTGGCGTAGCTTTAGTTCGCGCAGCTTCTGTTGTCAAAATTCCAGATACATTATCCACCGGGGAAGTTTTTGGATGTAAGTGCCTTTTACAATCAGCGGAAGTTCCTCTTAAAGCTATAGCAGTAAACTGCGGGAAAGCCTCGGATAATGTTTTAGATACTATTTTAAAACACCCAGATCCTTATTTTGGATATAATGGAATCACCGACTCTTTTGAAAATTTAATTTCTTCGGGGGTATGTGATGCTCTCACCGTTACTAAATTCGCATTAAAATATTCCATTTCTATAGCGTGTTTACTTTTGACAAGCTCTTTTTTCATTGTAGATTCTTCAGTAGAAGTGGAAGACTCTCAATTTCCGGGGACATAG
- a CDS encoding exo-beta-N-acetylmuramidase NamZ domain-containing protein, giving the protein MKLVRLFLIFLSLFPSLGFSQVYVGLDRLFQDEYLSWIQGKKITLVSHNSAINSQGKDALSVFQEHKNLCSVNVLCTLEHGYYGTSPAETPGLTPGAHDLRTMSLYGLQDIPESAVHGSDIVVYDVQDIGVRSYTFISSLLQLVRASEKYKKTLIILDRPNPMGGNIIDGPMPANHPNSIPEIPYCYGMTPGELALLYKAKYAPNAQVRVVPMKGWKRSMTFAQTGLSWIPTSPQIPDAQTTFFYAATGIIGALSITSIGVGYTLPFRLIGAPWMDGKLVAKKLNEARLPGVSFYPFCYEPFFGKYKMECCSGVLLILEKPEIFLPMETQSVILGTLKTFYPKHVETAFKTLDKIPLRHNSICRFLGEERFIQICRSERYIIWPLRQLCIDGREKFQDIRKPFLISDYSDE; this is encoded by the coding sequence ATGAAGCTTGTGCGTTTATTTTTAATTTTTTTGAGTTTATTCCCTTCTCTAGGGTTCTCTCAAGTATACGTAGGATTAGATCGTCTGTTTCAAGATGAATATTTATCTTGGATCCAAGGTAAGAAGATCACCCTAGTATCTCATAATTCTGCTATCAATTCTCAAGGGAAAGATGCTCTTTCTGTTTTTCAGGAACATAAAAATCTATGTTCTGTGAATGTTCTCTGTACTTTAGAGCATGGTTACTATGGTACGTCCCCAGCAGAAACCCCAGGATTAACTCCAGGGGCTCATGATTTGCGTACGATGTCTTTATACGGGTTACAAGATATTCCTGAGAGTGCTGTGCACGGTAGTGATATTGTAGTTTACGACGTACAGGATATTGGAGTGCGTTCTTATACTTTTATTTCTTCGCTACTCCAGTTGGTACGCGCTTCTGAGAAATATAAGAAAACGTTAATAATTTTAGATCGTCCTAATCCCATGGGGGGGAATATCATAGATGGTCCTATGCCTGCAAACCATCCAAATAGCATTCCTGAAATTCCTTATTGTTATGGTATGACTCCAGGGGAGCTCGCTTTGCTTTACAAAGCAAAATATGCTCCTAATGCTCAGGTCCGTGTTGTCCCCATGAAGGGATGGAAACGTTCTATGACATTTGCTCAAACAGGATTAAGTTGGATTCCTACTAGCCCGCAAATTCCTGATGCGCAAACAACTTTTTTCTATGCAGCAACAGGAATAATAGGAGCATTATCTATAACAAGCATAGGTGTAGGCTACACACTTCCTTTTAGGCTGATTGGAGCACCTTGGATGGATGGTAAACTTGTAGCAAAAAAATTAAATGAGGCGCGACTTCCTGGAGTATCTTTTTACCCGTTTTGTTATGAGCCGTTTTTCGGAAAATATAAAATGGAATGTTGTTCTGGAGTGTTGCTCATATTAGAAAAACCAGAAATTTTTCTTCCTATGGAAACGCAGAGCGTTATTTTAGGAACATTGAAGACTTTTTATCCTAAGCATGTAGAGACCGCTTTCAAAACCTTAGATAAAATTCCTTTGCGGCATAACTCTATTTGTCGCTTTTTAGGGGAGGAACGGTTTATTCAAATCTGTCGCAGTGAGCGTTATATTATCTGGCCATTAAGACAATTGTGCATTGATGGAAGAGAGAAATTTCAAGATATTCGCAAGCCTTTCTTAATATCAGATTATTCCGACGAGTAA
- the rdgB gene encoding RdgB/HAM1 family non-canonical purine NTP pyrophosphatase has product MKIVIASSHGYKIRETKTFLKQLGSFDIFSLTDFPDYCSPKESGCLPEENALAKGLHAARELGSWVIADDTMLMVPALNGLPGKLSATFAGEDASDKDHRKKLLEKMQSLESIVDRSAYFECCIVLASPEGKFFKTRGICEGYISNHEKGSSGFGYDSLFLKYDYKQTFAELSEDVKNQVSHRAKALQKLTPYLQNLLENHLVSRN; this is encoded by the coding sequence ATGAAGATAGTAATTGCTAGCTCCCACGGTTACAAAATACGAGAAACTAAGACTTTTTTAAAACAGTTAGGAAGCTTTGACATTTTTTCATTAACTGATTTTCCTGATTATTGCTCTCCAAAAGAGTCAGGCTGTCTACCAGAAGAAAATGCTTTAGCAAAGGGCCTACATGCAGCCAGAGAACTAGGCTCTTGGGTAATTGCTGACGATACCATGCTTATGGTCCCTGCTCTTAATGGGCTTCCTGGCAAGCTATCAGCGACTTTCGCTGGAGAAGATGCCTCTGATAAAGACCATAGGAAAAAACTTTTAGAGAAAATGCAAAGTCTGGAGAGTATTGTAGACCGTTCTGCATATTTTGAATGTTGTATTGTTTTAGCATCTCCAGAAGGGAAGTTTTTTAAAACCCGAGGAATTTGCGAAGGATATATTAGTAATCACGAAAAAGGGTCTTCAGGCTTCGGCTATGATTCGTTATTTTTAAAATATGATTACAAACAAACTTTTGCTGAACTTTCTGAAGATGTGAAAAATCAGGTTTCGCATAGAGCAAAAGCATTACAAAAACTTACTCCTTATTTGCAAAACCTGTTAGAAAACCACCTAGTCTCTAGGAACTAA
- the ung gene encoding uracil-DNA glycosylase has product MQNAFTIDQLPVSWQEQLENEWSQPYMHKLREFLQSEYSQATIYPAKENVFAALKSTPFDNVRVVILGQDPYPGEGQAHGLSFSVPKGLRLPPSLINIFRELQTDLGIENTTGCLQAWADQGVLLLNTVLTVRAGSPFSHAGQGWEQFTDAIVAKLIEKRSHIIFVLWGNAARKKCDLLFHSSHKHAILAAPHPSPLAAHRGFFGCSHFSKINYLLKKLNKPMINWKLP; this is encoded by the coding sequence ATGCAAAATGCCTTTACTATAGACCAGCTCCCGGTGTCTTGGCAAGAGCAGCTTGAAAATGAATGGTCTCAACCTTACATGCATAAGCTTCGGGAATTTTTACAATCAGAGTATTCCCAAGCAACTATATACCCTGCAAAAGAAAATGTCTTTGCAGCATTAAAAAGCACACCTTTTGATAACGTGCGTGTTGTTATTCTTGGGCAAGACCCTTACCCCGGAGAAGGGCAAGCTCATGGATTGAGCTTTAGCGTCCCGAAAGGCTTGCGTTTGCCGCCATCTCTTATAAATATTTTTCGTGAGTTACAAACCGACTTGGGAATAGAAAATACCACGGGATGTTTGCAAGCTTGGGCAGATCAAGGAGTATTACTATTAAATACTGTATTAACTGTTCGTGCAGGATCTCCTTTTTCCCACGCGGGTCAGGGATGGGAACAATTTACAGATGCTATTGTTGCCAAACTTATAGAAAAGCGTTCACATATTATTTTTGTATTATGGGGCAATGCCGCAAGAAAAAAATGTGACCTGCTATTTCATTCTTCTCATAAGCATGCGATTTTAGCAGCTCCTCATCCTTCTCCTTTAGCAGCGCATCGTGGTTTTTTTGGTTGTTCTCACTTTTCAAAAATTAACTACCTGCTTAAAAAGCTAAATAAGCCCATGATTAATTGGAAGCTCCCATGA
- a CDS encoding UvrD-helicase domain-containing protein has protein sequence MLTSELNDAQAAAVTSPLSPILVLAGAGAGKTRVVTCRILHLINEGIAPREILAVTFTNKAAKELKERILHLCPQAQGSDIPMVCTFHSLGVFILRRSIHILNRENNFIIYDQSDTDKLLKQCLQKFNLKKTLSSSIQYHISQAKNRMLSPEDLDPEEYVDPVVSIYKEYQQRLNETNALDFDDLLFLTVKLFKEYPEVRKEYSELWKALLIDEYQDTNHAQYMMAQTIASQHQNIFAVGDPDQSIYSWRGANIHNILNFEKDYPRALVLRLEDNYRSYGNILNAANALIQNNASRLKKDLRSVKGPGEKIRVFLGKTDKEEAEFVANEITSLHRRANVPLRDICIFYRTNFQSRTFEDALLRRRIPYEILGGLSFYKRKEIQDILAFLRMFTAKCDVVAFDRTVNLPKRGIGPSTISALIEYTLDNNLPILQACQIVLDTQAVKLSKKQQEGLRNYLGIFQQLEHAYETLPLNEFVVATIRITEYLQVLKEDPDTFEDRKSNLDELASKTFEWEAQNPEATLETFLDDLALKSSTDDSELTADRVNLMTIHNGKGLEFRVAFVVGLEENLFPHANSKGNYENLEEERRLCYVGITRAQDLLYLTAAQTRFLWGTVRIMKPSRFLKEIPRDYLIQVH, from the coding sequence ATGCTTACTTCAGAATTAAACGACGCCCAAGCTGCTGCTGTTACCTCACCACTTAGCCCTATCCTAGTTCTCGCAGGAGCCGGAGCAGGGAAAACCCGGGTTGTTACCTGTCGTATTCTCCACCTAATCAATGAAGGTATCGCCCCAAGGGAAATCTTAGCTGTTACTTTCACTAATAAAGCAGCAAAAGAACTTAAAGAACGTATTTTACACCTTTGTCCTCAAGCCCAGGGTTCTGACATTCCTATGGTGTGCACCTTTCATAGTCTAGGAGTATTTATCCTACGCCGTTCTATACATATTCTAAATCGAGAAAATAATTTTATTATCTATGATCAAAGTGACACCGACAAACTTCTCAAGCAATGTTTGCAAAAGTTTAATTTAAAGAAAACCTTGAGCAGCTCGATACAATATCATATTTCTCAAGCAAAAAATCGCATGCTTTCCCCCGAAGATTTAGATCCTGAAGAGTATGTCGACCCTGTTGTTTCTATTTATAAAGAATACCAACAACGCCTCAATGAAACTAATGCTTTAGATTTTGACGATCTTTTATTTCTTACTGTCAAATTATTCAAAGAGTACCCAGAAGTAAGAAAAGAATATAGCGAGTTATGGAAGGCTCTTCTTATTGATGAGTACCAAGATACCAATCATGCACAATACATGATGGCTCAAACTATAGCGAGCCAACATCAAAATATATTTGCTGTAGGGGATCCTGACCAATCTATTTATTCTTGGCGCGGAGCAAATATCCATAATATTTTAAATTTTGAAAAAGATTATCCCCGAGCTCTTGTTCTACGTCTTGAAGATAATTACCGTAGTTACGGGAATATTCTTAATGCAGCGAATGCTTTGATTCAAAATAACGCTTCAAGATTAAAAAAAGATCTTAGAAGTGTTAAAGGTCCCGGAGAAAAAATTCGTGTATTTTTAGGGAAAACAGACAAAGAAGAAGCCGAATTTGTAGCTAATGAAATTACAAGCCTTCATAGAAGAGCAAACGTTCCCCTACGTGATATCTGTATTTTTTATCGTACGAACTTCCAATCACGAACTTTTGAAGATGCTTTGCTACGCCGTAGGATTCCCTATGAAATTCTTGGAGGATTATCCTTTTACAAACGTAAGGAAATCCAAGATATTTTAGCCTTCTTAAGAATGTTTACAGCGAAATGCGATGTTGTTGCTTTTGATAGAACGGTAAACCTTCCTAAAAGAGGCATAGGTCCTTCTACGATTTCTGCGTTAATAGAGTATACTCTCGATAACAACCTTCCCATTTTACAGGCTTGTCAAATTGTTTTAGACACTCAAGCTGTAAAATTATCTAAGAAACAACAGGAAGGCCTTAGAAATTACCTAGGGATTTTCCAACAGCTTGAGCATGCTTACGAAACTCTTCCCCTTAATGAATTTGTTGTTGCTACAATCAGAATCACCGAATATCTCCAAGTATTAAAAGAAGATCCCGACACCTTCGAAGATAGGAAAAGTAACCTCGATGAGCTTGCTTCTAAAACATTTGAATGGGAAGCGCAAAATCCTGAGGCTACCTTAGAAACTTTCCTAGACGACCTTGCATTAAAAAGCTCTACAGATGACAGCGAACTCACCGCGGATCGTGTCAATCTTATGACTATTCACAACGGTAAGGGATTAGAATTTCGCGTTGCTTTTGTTGTAGGTCTGGAAGAAAACCTTTTCCCCCATGCAAATTCTAAAGGAAACTATGAAAATCTTGAAGAAGAACGACGCCTATGTTACGTAGGAATAACTAGAGCCCAAGACCTACTTTATTTAACTGCCGCACAAACTCGTTTTCTTTGGGGCACGGTCCGCATTATGAAACCGAGCAGATTTCTTAAGGAGATCCCTAGAGATTACTTGATTCAAGTACATTAG